In a genomic window of Canis lupus familiaris isolate Mischka breed German Shepherd chromosome 13, alternate assembly UU_Cfam_GSD_1.0, whole genome shotgun sequence:
- the EXOSC4 gene encoding exosome complex component RRP41 isoform X2, translating into MAGARSGARSQRRRWGATRNEIRGSRARALPDRALVNCQYSSATFSTGERKRRPHGDRKSCEMGLHLRQTFEAAILTQLHPRSQIDIYVQVLQADGGTYAACVNAATLAVLDAGIPMRDFVCACSAGFVDNTALADLSHVEEAAGGPQLALALLPASGQIALLEMDARLHEDHLEQVLEAAARAARDVHTVLDRVVRQHVREASILLGD; encoded by the exons ATGGCTGGGGCACGTAGCGGGGCGCGTTCGCAGCGGCGGAGATGGGGAGCAACTCGGAACGAG ATCCGGGGCTCCCGGGCTCGAGCCCTGCCAGACAGGGCCCTGGTGAACTGTCAGTATAGCTCTGCGACCTTCAGCACAGGCGAACGCAAGCGACGACCGCATGGGGACCGAAAGTCTTGCGAGATGGGCCTGCACCTACGTCAGACATTTGAGGCAGCCATCCTAACACAGCTGCACCCACGTTCCCAGATAGATATATATGTGCAG GTGCTGCAGGCAGATGGTGGGACCTACGCAGCTTGTGTGAATGCAGCCACGCTGGCAGTGCTGGATGCGGGAATACCCATGCGGGACTTTGTGTGTGCCTGCTCAGCTGGCTTTGTGGACAACACAGCCCTGGCGGACCTCAGCCATGTGGAAGAGGCAGCTGGTGGCCCCCAGCTGGCCCTGGCCTTGCTGCCGGCCTCAGGCCAGATTGCACTGCTTGAAATGGATGCTCGGCTACATGAGGACCACCTGGAACAGGTGCTAGAGGCGGCTGCCCGGGCTGCCCGTGATGTGCACACTGTGCTGGACCGTGTGGTTCGGCAGCATGTACGCGAGGCCTCTATTTTGCTGGGGGACTGA
- the MAF1 gene encoding repressor of RNA polymerase III transcription MAF1 homolog isoform X3, producing the protein MKLLENSSFEAINSQLTVETGDAHIIGRIESYSCKMAGDDKHMFKQFCQEGQPHVLEALSPPQTSGLSPSRLSKSQGGEDEGPLSDKCSRKTLFYLIATLNESFRPDYDFSTARSHEFSREPSLSWVVNAVNCSLFSAVREDFKALKPQLWNAVDEEICLAECDIYSYNPDLDSDPFGEDGSLWSFNYFFYNKRLKRIVFFSCRSIRQRAGHVAGGGGGGGGGGGGGGRRRRWRQ; encoded by the exons ATGAAGCTGTTGGAGAACTCCAGCTTTGAGGCCATCAACTCACAGCTGACAGTGGAGACCGGTGATGCCCACATCATCGGCAG gaTCGAGAGCTACTCATGTAAGATGGCAGGAGACGACAAGCACATGTTTAAGCAGTTCTGCCAGGAGGGCCAGCCCCACGTGCTGGAGGCACTGTCTCCACCCCAGACCTCAGGCCTCAGTCCCAGCAG ACTGAGCAAGAGCCAGGGTGGTGAGGACGAAGGCCCACTGAGCGACAAGTGCAGCCGCAAGACCCTCTTCTACTTGATTGCCACGCTCAACGAGTCCTTCCGGCCTGACTACGACTTCAGCACAGCCCGAAGCCACGAGTTCAGCAGGGAACCCAGCCTCAGCTGG GTGGTGAACGCAGTCAACTGCAGTCTGTTTTCGGCGGTGCGGGAGGACTTCAAGGCCTTGAAGCCACAGCTGTGGAACGCGGTGGATGAGGAGATCTGCCTGGCCGAGTGTGACATCTACAG TTACAACCCAGACTTGGACTCAGATCCCTTTGGGGAGGATGGCAGCCTCTGGTCCTTCAACTACTTCTTCTACAACAAGCGGCTTAAGCGGATTGTCTTCTTCAGCTGCCGCTCCATCAG GCAACGAGCTGGACATgttgctgggggaggaggaggaggaggaggaggaggaggaggaggaggaagacggCGGAGGTGGAGGCAGTGA
- the GPAA1 gene encoding glycosylphosphatidylinositol anchor attachment 1 protein isoform X2, which produces MGLLSDPVRRRALARLVLRLNAPLCALSYAAGVAWFLALAFPPLTQRTYMSENAMGSTMVEEQFAGGERARGWARDFAAHRRKAGALPAAWLERAMRSVGLEVYTQSFSRKLPFPDEAHERYMVSGTNVYGILRAPRAASTESLVLTVPCGSDATNSQAVGLLLALAAHFRGQIYWAKDIIFLVTEQDLLGTEAWLEAYHDVNVTGMQSSPLQGRAGAIQAAVALELSTDVVTSLDVAVEGLNGQLPNLDLLNLFQTFCQKGGLLCTLQGKLQPQDWTSVDGPLQGLQTLLLMVLQQASGRPHGPHGLFLRYRVEALTIRGINSFRQYKYDLVAVGKALEGVFRKLNHLLERLHQSFFFYLLPALSRFVSIGLYMPAVGFLLLVLGLKALELWMQLHEAGVGPEEAGGGPESSPPLQPAQGGECTGPRQRLDGAEARGHHLPGATIGLHRPHQLLTGLPAGCHHGARCGAHEALWAPATLCYPVGADEPRSHAPGQPVPLARAAGGAAVAGRGLAAVPGGSGPGCAGTPYLWRHALSTAGSGPLPLLAAFLECALLEVMRGCPAV; this is translated from the exons ATGGGCCTCCTGTCGGACCCGGTGCGCCGGCGCGCCCTCGCCCGCCTGGTGCTGCGGCTGAACGCGCCGCTGTG CGCGCTGAGCTACGCGGCGGGCGTCGCCTGGTTCCTGGCGCTGGCCTTCCCGCCGCTGACGCAGCGCACCTACATGTCGGAGAACGCCATGGGCTCCACCATGGTGGAGGAGCAGTTCGCGGGCGGGGAGCGCGCCCGGGGCTGGGCCCGCGACTTCGCGGCGCACCGCAGGAAGGCGGG GGCTCTGCCGGCGGCCTGGCTGGAGCGTGCCATGCGGTCCGTGGGGCTGGAGGTGTACACGCAGAGCTTCTCCCGGAAACTGCCCTTTCCCGATGAGGCCCACGAGCGCTAT ATGGTGTCGGGCACCAACGTGTACGGCATCCTGCGGGCCCCGCGCGCCGCCAGCACCGAGTCCCTGGTGCTCACCGTGCCCTGTGGCTCCGACGCCACCAACAGCCAGGCTGTGGGGCTGCTGCTGGCACTTGCTGCCCACTTTCGGG GGCAGATTTACTGGGCCAAAGACATCATCTTCTTGGTGACAGAGCAAGACCTCCTGGGCACGGAGGCCTGGCTTGAGGCCTACCACGACGTCAACGTCACCG GCATGCAGTCCTCCCCTCTGCAGGGCCGGGCTGGGGCGATCCAGGCAGCTGTGGCCCTGGAGCTGAGCACTGATGTGGTCACTAGCCTGGACGTGGCCGTGGAGGGGCTCAATGGGCAGCTGCCCAACCTCGATCTGCTCAACCTCTTCCAGACTTTCTGTCAGAAAGGGGGGCTGCTGTGTACTCTGCAGGGCAAG CTGCAGCCCCAGGACTGGACGTCAGTAGACGGGCCGCTGCAGGGCCTGCAGACACTCCTGCTCATGGTTCTGCAGCAGGCCTCTGGCCGCCCCCACGGTCCTCACGGCCTGTTCTTGCGCTACCGCGTGGAGGCCCTGACTATCCGCGGCATCAACAGCTTCCGACAGTACAAGTATGACTTGGTGGCAGTGGGCAA GGCCCTGGAGGGCGTGTTCCGCAAACTCAACCACCTCCTGGAGCGCCTGCACCAGTCCTTCTTCTTCTACCTGCTGCCTGCACTTTCCCGCTTCGTCTCCATCGGCCTCTACATGCCTGCTGTCGGCTTCTTGCTCTTAGTCCTTGGCCTCAAG GCTCTGGAGCTGTGGATGCAGTTGCACGAGGCGGGAGTGGGCCCCGAGGAGGCTGGGGGGGGCCCTGAATCTAGTCCTCCTCTCCAGCCAGCACAG GGTGGTGAGTGCACGGGCCCCAGACAGAGGCTGGATGGCGCTGAAGCTCGTGGCCATCATCTACCTGGCGCTACAATTGGCCTGCATCGCCCTCACCAACTtctcactgggcttcctgctggcTGTCACCATGGTGCCCGCTGCGGCGCTCACGAAGCCCTATGGGCCCCG GCCACTCTATGCTACCCTGTTGGTGCTGACGAGCCCCGCAGCCACGCTCCTGGGCAGCCTGTTCCTTTGGCGAGAGCTGCAGGAGGCGCCGCTGTCGCTGGCCGAGGGCTGGCAGCTGTTCCTGGTGGCAGTGGCCCAGGGTGTGCTGGAACACCATACCTATGGCGCCATGCTCTTTCCACTGCTGGCTCTGGGCCTCTACCCCTGCTGGCTGCTTTTCTGGAATGTGCTCTTCTGGAAGTGATGCGTGGCTGCCCTGCAGTGTAG
- the MAF1 gene encoding repressor of RNA polymerase III transcription MAF1 homolog isoform X1, with product MKLLENSSFEAINSQLTVETGDAHIIGRIESYSCKMAGDDKHMFKQFCQEGQPHVLEALSPPQTSGLSPSRLSKSQGGEDEGPLSDKCSRKTLFYLIATLNESFRPDYDFSTARSHEFSREPSLSWVVNAVNCSLFSAVREDFKALKPQLWNAVDEEICLAECDIYSYNPDLDSDPFGEDGSLWSFNYFFYNKRLKRIVFFSCRSISNRPGVGSPKTSSHTSPSGSTYTPSEAGNELDMLLGEEEEEEEEEEEEEDGGGGGSEGGPEETSAMEEDRVPVICM from the exons ATGAAGCTGTTGGAGAACTCCAGCTTTGAGGCCATCAACTCACAGCTGACAGTGGAGACCGGTGATGCCCACATCATCGGCAG gaTCGAGAGCTACTCATGTAAGATGGCAGGAGACGACAAGCACATGTTTAAGCAGTTCTGCCAGGAGGGCCAGCCCCACGTGCTGGAGGCACTGTCTCCACCCCAGACCTCAGGCCTCAGTCCCAGCAG ACTGAGCAAGAGCCAGGGTGGTGAGGACGAAGGCCCACTGAGCGACAAGTGCAGCCGCAAGACCCTCTTCTACTTGATTGCCACGCTCAACGAGTCCTTCCGGCCTGACTACGACTTCAGCACAGCCCGAAGCCACGAGTTCAGCAGGGAACCCAGCCTCAGCTGG GTGGTGAACGCAGTCAACTGCAGTCTGTTTTCGGCGGTGCGGGAGGACTTCAAGGCCTTGAAGCCACAGCTGTGGAACGCGGTGGATGAGGAGATCTGCCTGGCCGAGTGTGACATCTACAG TTACAACCCAGACTTGGACTCAGATCCCTTTGGGGAGGATGGCAGCCTCTGGTCCTTCAACTACTTCTTCTACAACAAGCGGCTTAAGCGGATTGTCTTCTTCAGCTGCCGCTCCATCAG CAACAGGCCAGGGGTAGGCAGTCCTAAGACCAGTTCCCACACCTCCCCCAGTGGATCCACCTATACTCCCTCGGAGGCAGGCAACGAGCTGGACATgttgctgggggaggaggaggaggaggaggaggaggaggaggaggaggaagacggCGGAGGTGGAGGCAGTGAGGGCGGACCCGAGGAGACCAGCGCCATGGAGGAGGACAG GGTCCCGGTGATCTGTATGTGA
- the CYC1 gene encoding cytochrome c1, heme protein, mitochondrial encodes MAVAAASLRGAVLGPRGAGLPGAGARGLLCGARLGQLPLRTSQAVPLSSKAGPSRGRKVMLSALGMLAAGGAGLAVALHSAVSASDLELHPPSYPWSHRGLLSSLDHTSIRRGFQVYKQVCSSCHSMDYVAYRHLVGVCYTEDEAKALAEEVEVQDGPNEDGEMFMRPGKLSDYFPKPYPNPEAARAANNGALPPDLSYITRARHGGEDYVFSLLTGYCEPPTGVSLREGLYFNPYFPGQAIGMAPPIYDEVLEFDDGTPATMSQVAKDVCTFLRWASEPEHDHRKRMGLKMLMMMGLLFPLIYAMKRHKWSVLKSRKLAYRPPK; translated from the exons ATGGCGGTGGCGGCGGCTTCGCTTCGCGGGGCGGTGCTGGgcccgcggggcgcggggctgccgggcgcgggggcccggggcctGCTGTGCGGCGCGCGGCTCGGCCAGCTCCCGCTGCGGACGTCTCAG GCAGTGCCCCTGTCGTCCAAGGCCGGCCCGTCCCGGGGCCGCAAAGTGATGCTGTCGGCGTTGGGCATGctggcggcggggggcgcggggctcgCCGTGGCTCTGCATTCCGCCGTGAGTGCCAGCGACCTGGAGCTGCACCCCCCCAGCTACCCGTGGTCCCACCGCGGCCTCCTGTCTTCCCTGGACCACACCAG CATCCGGAGGGGCTTCCAGGTATATAAGCAGGTGTGCTCCTCCTGCCACAGCATGGACTATGTGGCCTACCGCCACCTGGTGGGGGTCTGCTACACCGAAGATGAAGCCAAGGCGCTGGCTGAGGAG GTGGAGGTTCAGGACGGCCCCAATGAGGATGGAGAGATGTTCATGCGGCCAGGGAAGCTCTCCGACTATTTCCCCAAACCATACCCCAACCCTGAGGCCGCCCGAGCAGCCAATAACGGAGCACTGCCCCCTGACCTCAGCTACATCACTCGAGCTAG GCACGGTGGTGAGGACTACGTCTTCTCCCTGCTAACCGGCTACTGTGAGCCACCCACCGGCGTGTCACTGCGAGAAGGCCTCTACTTCAACCCCTACTTCCCTGGACAGGCTATTGGCATGGCGCCTCCCATCTACGATGAAGTCCTGGAGTTTGACGATG GCACCCCAGCTACCATGTCCCAGGTAGCCAAGGACGTGTGTACCTTCCTGCGCTGGGCATCTGAGCCAGAACACGACCATCGGAAACGCATGGGGCTCAAG ATGTTGATGATGATGGGCTTGCTATTTCCCCTGATCTACGCCATGAAGCGGCATAAGTGGTCGGTCCTCAAGAGCCGGAAGCTGGCATATCGGCCACCAAAGTGA
- the SHARPIN gene encoding sharpin, whose translation MAPPSGPGPAAVLLAVQATVRPLGAGPDAEAQLRRLQLSADPERPGRLRLQLLGAGPGAGGSEWPLESVSYTVRGPSRHELQPPPGGPGALSLHFLDARDARRWAALVRRAAMEGRDGSLPQALGPDTCPVSPPSPPEVPTLQTPQPKVDLCWSPGDSPEKEELVGRLARAIEDGDEKGAAQAAALLAQHHVALSVRLREACFPPGPIRLQVTVEDAASSAHVSLQVHPHCTIATLQEQVFSEFGFPPAVQRWVIGQCLCVPERSLASYGVRRDGDPAFLYLLSAPGEASGRSPLGPQKTDGELSRLFPQSLGLPRAPQPASLPSPLQPGWSCPSCTFINAPSRPGCEMCSTQKPCSWDPLPAASTHQPPKVSKREDGLIPPGPRSLEPVLKLSGDFC comes from the exons ATGGCGCCGCCCTcgggcccgggcccggccgcCGTGCTGCTGGCGGTGCAGGCCACGGTAAGGCCGCTGGGCGCGGGCCCGGACGCCGAGGCGCAGCTGCGGAGGCTGCAGCTGAGCGCGGACCCAGAGCGGCCCGGGCGTCTCCGGCTGCAGCTGCTGGGCGCGGGCCCCGGGGCG GGCGGTTCGGAGTGGCCCTTGGAGTCCGTCTCCTACACGGTCCGAGGCCCCAGCCGGCATGAGCTGCAGCCTCCGCCGGGAGGGCCCGGCGCCCTGAGCCTGCACTTCCTCGACGCCCGGGACGCTCGGCGCTGGGCCGCCCTGGTCCGACGGGCCGCCATGGAGGGACGCGATG GCAGCCTGCCCCAAGCCCTGGGCCCAGACACATGCCCTGtgtccccacccagcccccccGAAGTGCCCACACTCCAGACCCCACAACCCAAGGTGGATCTTTGCTGGAGCCCTGGAGACTCTCCGGAGAAAG AGGAGCTGGTGGGGCGCCTGGCCCGGGCCATCGAGGACGGAGATgagaagggggcagcccaggcagCAGCCCTGCTGGCCCAGCATCACGTGGCCCTCAGCGTCCGGCTCCGGGAGGCCTGCTTCCCTCCTGGCCCCATCAG GCTACAGGTCACAGTTGAAGATGCTGCGTCCTCTGCCCACGTGTCCCTGCAAGTTCACCCCCATTGCACCATCGCAACTCTCCAGGAGCAG GTGTTCTCGGAGTTTGGCTTCCCGCCAGCTGTGCAGCGCTGGGTCATCGGGCAGTGCCTGTGTGTGCCCGAGCGCAGCCTTGCTTCGTATGGGGTCCGGCGGGATGGGGATCCTGCTTTCCTCTATCTGCTCTCAGCGCCCGGAGAGGCCTCAG GACGCAGCCCTCTGGGCCCCCAGAAGACAGATGGGGAACTAAGTCGCCTGTTTCCGcagtcactggggctgcccagagcgcctcagccagccagcctccccagcccccttcAG CCTGGCTGGTCCTGCCCTTCCTGCACATTCATCAATGCCCCCAGCCGACCCGGCTGTGAGATGTGCAGCACCCAGAAGCCCTGCAGTTGGGACCCCCTTCCTGCAGCCTCCACCCACCAGCCGCCAAAG GTCTCGAAGAGAGAGGATGGCCTGATCCCTCCGGGCCCGAGGTCCCTGGAGCCTGTCCTGAAACTCTCAGGCGACTTTTGCTGA
- the MAF1 gene encoding repressor of RNA polymerase III transcription MAF1 homolog isoform X2: protein MKLLENSSFEAINSQLTVETGDAHIIGRIESYSCKMAGDDKHMFKQFCQEGQPHVLEALSPPQTSGLSPSRLSKSQGGEDEGPLSDKCSRKTLFYLIATLNESFRPDYDFSTARSHEFSREPSLSWVVNAVNCSLFSAVREDFKALKPQLWNAVDEEICLAECDIYSYNPDLDSDPFGEDGSLWSFNYFFYNKRLKRIVFFSCRSISGSTYTPSEAGNELDMLLGEEEEEEEEEEEEEDGGGGGSEGGPEETSAMEEDRVPVICM, encoded by the exons ATGAAGCTGTTGGAGAACTCCAGCTTTGAGGCCATCAACTCACAGCTGACAGTGGAGACCGGTGATGCCCACATCATCGGCAG gaTCGAGAGCTACTCATGTAAGATGGCAGGAGACGACAAGCACATGTTTAAGCAGTTCTGCCAGGAGGGCCAGCCCCACGTGCTGGAGGCACTGTCTCCACCCCAGACCTCAGGCCTCAGTCCCAGCAG ACTGAGCAAGAGCCAGGGTGGTGAGGACGAAGGCCCACTGAGCGACAAGTGCAGCCGCAAGACCCTCTTCTACTTGATTGCCACGCTCAACGAGTCCTTCCGGCCTGACTACGACTTCAGCACAGCCCGAAGCCACGAGTTCAGCAGGGAACCCAGCCTCAGCTGG GTGGTGAACGCAGTCAACTGCAGTCTGTTTTCGGCGGTGCGGGAGGACTTCAAGGCCTTGAAGCCACAGCTGTGGAACGCGGTGGATGAGGAGATCTGCCTGGCCGAGTGTGACATCTACAG TTACAACCCAGACTTGGACTCAGATCCCTTTGGGGAGGATGGCAGCCTCTGGTCCTTCAACTACTTCTTCTACAACAAGCGGCTTAAGCGGATTGTCTTCTTCAGCTGCCGCTCCATCAG TGGATCCACCTATACTCCCTCGGAGGCAGGCAACGAGCTGGACATgttgctgggggaggaggaggaggaggaggaggaggaggaggaggaggaagacggCGGAGGTGGAGGCAGTGAGGGCGGACCCGAGGAGACCAGCGCCATGGAGGAGGACAG GGTCCCGGTGATCTGTATGTGA
- the EXOSC4 gene encoding exosome complex component RRP41 isoform X1: MAGLELLSDQGYRVDGRRAGELRKIQARMGVFAQADGSAYIEQGNTKALAVVYGPHEIRGSRARALPDRALVNCQYSSATFSTGERKRRPHGDRKSCEMGLHLRQTFEAAILTQLHPRSQIDIYVQVLQADGGTYAACVNAATLAVLDAGIPMRDFVCACSAGFVDNTALADLSHVEEAAGGPQLALALLPASGQIALLEMDARLHEDHLEQVLEAAARAARDVHTVLDRVVRQHVREASILLGD, from the exons ATGGCGGGCCTGGAGCTCCTGTCGGACCAGGGCTACCGGGTGGACGGACGGCGCGCCGGGGAGCTGCGCAAGATCCAGGCGCGGATGGGCGTGTTCGCGCAGGCCGACGGCTCGGCCTACATCGAGCAAGGCAACACCAAGGCGCTGGCGGTGGTCTACGGGCCGCACGAG ATCCGGGGCTCCCGGGCTCGAGCCCTGCCAGACAGGGCCCTGGTGAACTGTCAGTATAGCTCTGCGACCTTCAGCACAGGCGAACGCAAGCGACGACCGCATGGGGACCGAAAGTCTTGCGAGATGGGCCTGCACCTACGTCAGACATTTGAGGCAGCCATCCTAACACAGCTGCACCCACGTTCCCAGATAGATATATATGTGCAG GTGCTGCAGGCAGATGGTGGGACCTACGCAGCTTGTGTGAATGCAGCCACGCTGGCAGTGCTGGATGCGGGAATACCCATGCGGGACTTTGTGTGTGCCTGCTCAGCTGGCTTTGTGGACAACACAGCCCTGGCGGACCTCAGCCATGTGGAAGAGGCAGCTGGTGGCCCCCAGCTGGCCCTGGCCTTGCTGCCGGCCTCAGGCCAGATTGCACTGCTTGAAATGGATGCTCGGCTACATGAGGACCACCTGGAACAGGTGCTAGAGGCGGCTGCCCGGGCTGCCCGTGATGTGCACACTGTGCTGGACCGTGTGGTTCGGCAGCATGTACGCGAGGCCTCTATTTTGCTGGGGGACTGA
- the GPAA1 gene encoding glycosylphosphatidylinositol anchor attachment 1 protein isoform X1 — translation MGLLSDPVRRRALARLVLRLNAPLCALSYAAGVAWFLALAFPPLTQRTYMSENAMGSTMVEEQFAGGERARGWARDFAAHRRKAGALPAAWLERAMRSVGLEVYTQSFSRKLPFPDEAHERYMVSGTNVYGILRAPRAASTESLVLTVPCGSDATNSQAVGLLLALAAHFRGQIYWAKDIIFLVTEQDLLGTEAWLEAYHDVNVTGMQSSPLQGRAGAIQAAVALELSTDVVTSLDVAVEGLNGQLPNLDLLNLFQTFCQKGGLLCTLQGKLQPQDWTSVDGPLQGLQTLLLMVLQQASGRPHGPHGLFLRYRVEALTIRGINSFRQYKYDLVAVGKALEGVFRKLNHLLERLHQSFFFYLLPALSRFVSIGLYMPAVGFLLLVLGLKALELWMQLHEAGVGPEEAGGGPESSPPLQPAQSVGLASLVAPLLISQAMGLALYILPVLGQHVATQHFPVAEAEAVVLTLLAIYAAGLALPHSTQRVVSARAPDRGWMALKLVAIIYLALQLACIALTNFSLGFLLAVTMVPAAALTKPYGPRPLYATLLVLTSPAATLLGSLFLWRELQEAPLSLAEGWQLFLVAVAQGVLEHHTYGAMLFPLLALGLYPCWLLFWNVLFWK, via the exons ATGGGCCTCCTGTCGGACCCGGTGCGCCGGCGCGCCCTCGCCCGCCTGGTGCTGCGGCTGAACGCGCCGCTGTG CGCGCTGAGCTACGCGGCGGGCGTCGCCTGGTTCCTGGCGCTGGCCTTCCCGCCGCTGACGCAGCGCACCTACATGTCGGAGAACGCCATGGGCTCCACCATGGTGGAGGAGCAGTTCGCGGGCGGGGAGCGCGCCCGGGGCTGGGCCCGCGACTTCGCGGCGCACCGCAGGAAGGCGGG GGCTCTGCCGGCGGCCTGGCTGGAGCGTGCCATGCGGTCCGTGGGGCTGGAGGTGTACACGCAGAGCTTCTCCCGGAAACTGCCCTTTCCCGATGAGGCCCACGAGCGCTAT ATGGTGTCGGGCACCAACGTGTACGGCATCCTGCGGGCCCCGCGCGCCGCCAGCACCGAGTCCCTGGTGCTCACCGTGCCCTGTGGCTCCGACGCCACCAACAGCCAGGCTGTGGGGCTGCTGCTGGCACTTGCTGCCCACTTTCGGG GGCAGATTTACTGGGCCAAAGACATCATCTTCTTGGTGACAGAGCAAGACCTCCTGGGCACGGAGGCCTGGCTTGAGGCCTACCACGACGTCAACGTCACCG GCATGCAGTCCTCCCCTCTGCAGGGCCGGGCTGGGGCGATCCAGGCAGCTGTGGCCCTGGAGCTGAGCACTGATGTGGTCACTAGCCTGGACGTGGCCGTGGAGGGGCTCAATGGGCAGCTGCCCAACCTCGATCTGCTCAACCTCTTCCAGACTTTCTGTCAGAAAGGGGGGCTGCTGTGTACTCTGCAGGGCAAG CTGCAGCCCCAGGACTGGACGTCAGTAGACGGGCCGCTGCAGGGCCTGCAGACACTCCTGCTCATGGTTCTGCAGCAGGCCTCTGGCCGCCCCCACGGTCCTCACGGCCTGTTCTTGCGCTACCGCGTGGAGGCCCTGACTATCCGCGGCATCAACAGCTTCCGACAGTACAAGTATGACTTGGTGGCAGTGGGCAA GGCCCTGGAGGGCGTGTTCCGCAAACTCAACCACCTCCTGGAGCGCCTGCACCAGTCCTTCTTCTTCTACCTGCTGCCTGCACTTTCCCGCTTCGTCTCCATCGGCCTCTACATGCCTGCTGTCGGCTTCTTGCTCTTAGTCCTTGGCCTCAAG GCTCTGGAGCTGTGGATGCAGTTGCACGAGGCGGGAGTGGGCCCCGAGGAGGCTGGGGGGGGCCCTGAATCTAGTCCTCCTCTCCAGCCAGCACAG AGTGTGGGGCTGGCCTCGCTTGTGGCGCCTTTGCTGATCTCACAAGCCATGGGCCTGGCCCTCTACATCCTGCCAGTGCTGGGCCAACACGTGGCCACCCAGCACTTCCCCGTGGCTGAGGCCGAGGCCGTGGTGCTGACCTTGCTGGCCATCTATGCAGCCGGCTTGGCCCTTCCACACAGCACCCAGCG GGTGGTGAGTGCACGGGCCCCAGACAGAGGCTGGATGGCGCTGAAGCTCGTGGCCATCATCTACCTGGCGCTACAATTGGCCTGCATCGCCCTCACCAACTtctcactgggcttcctgctggcTGTCACCATGGTGCCCGCTGCGGCGCTCACGAAGCCCTATGGGCCCCG GCCACTCTATGCTACCCTGTTGGTGCTGACGAGCCCCGCAGCCACGCTCCTGGGCAGCCTGTTCCTTTGGCGAGAGCTGCAGGAGGCGCCGCTGTCGCTGGCCGAGGGCTGGCAGCTGTTCCTGGTGGCAGTGGCCCAGGGTGTGCTGGAACACCATACCTATGGCGCCATGCTCTTTCCACTGCTGGCTCTGGGCCTCTACCCCTGCTGGCTGCTTTTCTGGAATGTGCTCTTCTGGAAGTGA